AACATTAATAAATTAAGACAAAAATTTAACAAAAAGTAATAACCTAAGCTTGATATTACTTATATTTTAAACTATTATTTATTCGCAAAGAATTAGGAGGTAAAAATATGAAAACTTATGATATAGCAATAATTCCCGGAGACGGAACAGGACCAGAAGTAGTAGCAGAAGGGATTAAAATATTAAATACTTCCTCCGAAAAGTTTGGGTTCAAATTAAATTATACTCAATTTGATTTTGGTGGAGAAAGATACTTAAAGACTGGCAAAATTCTGGAAGAATCAGAAATAAATGAACTTAGAAAATTCAAAGCAATCTTTTTAGGAGCCATTGGTCATCCAGAAGTTCAACCTGGGATTCTTGAAAAAGGCATTCTTCTTAAACTTAGATTTGCTCTCGACCAATACATTAATCTTCGTCCAGTTAAACTATACGAAGGAGTAGAAACTCCTATCAAAAACAAAGGACCTAAGGATATCGACTTTGTTGTTGTTAGAGAAAATACTGAAGGCTTATACGTTGGAGCTGGAGGATTTCTTAAAAAGGGCACTCCTGACGAAGTTGCCATTCAGGAATCCATCAACACCAGAAAAGGCGTNNNNNNNNNNNNNNNNNNNNNNNNNNNNNNNNNNNNNNNNNNNNNNNNNNNNNNNNNNNNNNNNNNNNNNNNNNNNNNNNNNNNNNNNNNNNNNNNNNNNTTTTTATTATGTTTCTGCTATAATATCTTTATGTTCTCAAAATACCTTGTATCTTTATTCTTTAAAAAAAATGCAAATCAAAATGACCCTATCTTAAGAAAAAAAGTAGCAGACCTTGAAGTATACTCCAGCACCTTCATTAATATTCTTTTATTTATCCTCAAATTAACTATCGGAATTATTAGCGGTAGCTTTTCTATGATATCTGATGCTATGCATACGCTTTCAGACATTATTAGTTCTGCTTTTGTTTGGGCATCTTTCTTGTGGAGCGCTAAACCAGCAGATGAAGAACACCCTTTTGGCCATGGGAAAGCAGAATACCTAGGAGGCTTTATTGTAGCCGTACTTTTAATGGTAGTTGGATTTGAGTTTATTAAAGAGTCTATTATAAAAATACTACACCCTGAAGACTTCATTGCAACTCCTCTTATTATTTTATTAATTATAGTAACCATACTTCTAAAAGAATTATCTGCACAATTTTC
This genomic stretch from Candidatus Margulisiibacteriota bacterium harbors:
- a CDS encoding isocitrate/isopropylmalate family dehydrogenase encodes the protein MKTYDIAIIPGDGTGPEVVAEGIKILNTSSEKFGFKLNYTQFDFGGERYLKTGKILEESEINELRKFKAIFLGAIGHPEVQPGILEKGILLKLRFALDQYINLRPVKLYEGVETPIKNKGPKDIDFVVVRENTEGLYVGAGGFLKKGTPDEVAIQESINTRKGV